The Setaria viridis chromosome 9, Setaria_viridis_v4.0, whole genome shotgun sequence sequence TGTCTAACAAACGGGCAAGTATCAAGTGCAAAACCTAAAAATACTTTGTGGAGTTATTGTCGGAATTTGATATCGACATCGTGTTCTTCACAAGTTCACATGATCCTGTAGGCTGTAGCCATCTCCTGAACTGAAACAAATGGGTGTATGGGTCACCCTAGGTAGCAAATCTTTCTGTGGCTACAGGGCACCGCAGCAAAGTGACAAAAAAGCAGAGCAACAGATCCATTTCCGCACATTCCTAGCAGCTCGAGGCCACTGCTCTCCATTCCCCTCGCtcgtcgccatggccgccatCTCCCCCCACCTCACCGCGACCCTTCCGTTTCTCCCGACTCTGCGGCCACGTCCTCGCCGTCTTCCGCAGGACGCCTTCGCGGCCTCCGTGTCCCCGCACCGAACCGCCGGCGTCGCCCTCCATGGCTGCAGGTGCGTTACCCTAATTACCATTACCGCACGCCACGGTATCGTTGGAATtggctggaaaaaaaaaattctcgcCTTCCTTTGTTTTAGCTGTTGACCTGTCGTAGTCTGCCTCGTCAATCCAATTGCAGAAATAACCTGAAAGACATGAACAACTCCATGCACCATGGTGTATTGATGTCAAACAGGGGTCAAATATTCCGGTTCAGATCCCCACACTTGTAAATGAGGGGAATTTTGCTGGGATTTAGTTTAAACCTGAACTATGTGGATTTTTTATTGTAGAAATTATGCAAATAGGAAAGAAGCATCTCTGCAATCACGAATTACATGGTATCTACAACATTGCATTATTGCAATAGCATTCAAGTGAGAAAACAATGTCCTTGTTTCATTTGATGATGGGGGTTTATGCTTATGCATGCTGTTTTATTTACACATTTCTGATGTTACTGTTTGTACGTCTATGACAAAGCGAATTTGCTAACTGTTTGATAGGAGCTGGGCATCAAATGTCAATTTTCTTTAGCGAACAGACACTATACAGTGCCTATTTCTACTGATATAGGCATATAGCAAAAGTCAATTGTCCATTTTCATGTGCATCCGCATGTCATATATGCATCTTTGAGTCAGTAAGCTGGCTTTGTTTGTACTTTTATCATAAAACCTGTGCACTGCAATCTGCACGTTCATATTAAGTGACTTGGCAAGGAATACTTATTGCATTCTCATAGGTATCACTCTTGCTATTCTGCACTGCAGGCATTGCAATCCTTTAGCAAGAAGACTTCATGGGTTTGAGAATACAATAAGCTTCTGGACACGGACAGAGCACAATAAGCAAGCTCTATTTGCCTCAGGCAGGGATGATAACTCGAGTTCTCCAGATGGCCCGCCTGTCCTGACTATTCTGGCTGGTGTCATTGTGTTCCTTCTTGTCCTCTGGGTAATTGGATCGATTGTTACCTGGATTGTGGGTTTGGTCTTTGGTGCTGCAAAATCTTAGAAGGTCCATTTGAGGGTAGCTAAGAACCATTTCAATTGTATATACTTTGTGCTGTCGTTTTCTTTGCTGAAGCCTTGAATAAATAGCATTGTCTGGTATGTTTTTAGAGGAAGTCATGTATACTGCAATTGCATTTTGTGCTGTTATCTGTCGTAGAAAATTCTCGGGTTCCATTCTGCTTCTGCAAAACCAGGTTTACACTTCAAACTGCTTAGCAAGTTCATAGTACTTGGTGAATATTTGGGCCCCTAAAAAAGCAAGCTCATCCTGGCCAATCCAGTTCTATTTTGCAGAGTAACAATAACAACCTCTTGCTACCGTTGTACAAGCACGCAATCTGATTTCTCTTAATTTGAGACTCAAATCTGATATGGAATCATGTCATTGTCAATGCATCACTTTACTGTGGGCTTTTGTAGCTCTGCACCTTTCCAAATTcgaatgtttcaaaaaaaaaagctttccTAATTCGTACAGCTATTAACTGTGGGGAAGCATCATATATGCAGCCTGAGTTCTCCCAACAGCTAAATGCATATCTGCACAAATTATCAAATTCCACTCTCAACTGCACGAACAGTAGCACTCTGCTCAACAGGAGCCCGATCTGCTCTATCTGGAGTCCTGGATGACAGAGAACTTACCTTGAGCCCTGCCTGCTGCCTGGAACAAAAAAACAGGGAGAATCTGGTTACACTAAAAACTCCACGACTGGCCCCATGACGACGCGAACAATTCCAGGTCACTGCTCACCATTCGTGGCATGCCTGCCTAACGGCCCGAATCCTGGGCTGCTGACAGATGATTTCCGGCCGTTTTAGTCACgggagaaataaataaaaatgagTGACCCACGCGCTTTCTTTCGTTTCCAGGCAGGCAGGCGGCCCAGTACAAGTGGACCAGCCTGCTGCCGCAGCCCAGCAGATGCCGACCtcacctcgcccgcgcccggcaaCGTCGCGCGGCACGTGAGATCCTCCCCGCCCCCACCCGCACCCGCGCTCCCCAACGGCTATATTCCACCCGTTCCCCATCATCCTCTCCTCTGCTTGGTGCTTGCCCACCAAAACCCCTGCATTTAAATCTCCAGCACGGCCCCCCGCGATCTCCCGCTCTACTTACTGCTCCCTGCATCCCCACTCGATCCAATCCCCGCTCGCTGACGCCGCTCTTCGACCCCCTGCCACCGATGGCGACGCCGCggaagcagcagccgcagccgcagggcGCGGTGTCGGTGCAGCACGTGGCGAAGGCGTCCTCGGACGAGCTCCTCCGCAAGTTCGCCGACCCGGACGCGCGCCACCTCGCCACCACCCCGCCCCGCCGCAGCCTCGCGCTCCGCCGCAAGCGCTCGTCCCGGCGCGTGGCCTCGGGGCTCTCCGCGCGGGACTCCGAAGCGTCGGCGTCCGCGGGGGCCGCGGAGCTGGCGGCGCCCAAGAGGCGGCGGAGCATCGGCGGGTCGGCGGACTGGAGGGCGGGGCTGCTCCTGCCGACAACCACGGCAGCATCCGCGCGGAAGGGCCAGGCCCGCCGGGGAGGGGCCGCGCGGCTCGACGACGCCGCTGGCATCGGCCTCATCCTCGCCGCGCTGGAGCGGGTGAGTCAGACACGCAGCTCTCGAGTTCTCTAGGATTCCTTGTATGCTTTCTGGCTGCATAGGCTGATCTGGATTGGTTTTTGCCGTGCGTGTGTGCAGACGTGGAGGAAGACGGTGGCGGGGGCGTCCAAGATGTTCGTGGAGAGGCACCGGACCAACCACGTCCTGCTCATCAGCGACATGGTCTGACACTCTGAGCCAAACTCTGCCACGCGATGATCGAGCCCTTTCGCTCGATTTGGTTTCCTTTTAAAGTTATTAATTCGTTCAATTGAGCATTCGTTTTAGAATCTGTTAGCAGAATAAAATGGTAGGGAAGAATGAGCTAGGGTGAACTAGCTACTTACCTCTGTGTAGTTCAGCTTCTTCGCTGCCAATTGCCGGTGTGATTTCCCGTGTGTTCGTTTGTGTTCTTTTGCTCTGGTGAACCATCGTCTCAGCGACCATGTTGTAAATTGAAGTTTGCAAAGTACGTTATCAGCGTTGTGCTAAGAATTGGATTTGCATCATCAACTgtactgttcttttttttctcgacCAATTCATTTGTGCTGTACTGTTCTGTATTTACTTCTCTTTATTGCGCGCCACCGTTGTGTACGTGTGTGATTAGGCCTAGTTAATTACTGGGCTCGGATTTTTAAACCCAGTAATGGGCCTCGTGGGCTCAGTCCACATGTATTTCGGACTTTCGGCCTTGTTGTGCAGGAAACCACCCGCAACCGCAAGGCATATTGCTGCGGCCCGTTATCCTTTGTTGACTTGTACGTTCAGAACCAGATAAGCCTGGCATCTTCTGCACATTTCTCCGTTCGATGGGTTCGCCTCGCTCCTCCCCCGTACCTTCGGTCTGCCCTCCACccctgttttttttccttccgcCTGCCGATCccacccttttttttcttcttccgcCATCTACGGGATCTACCGCTTGTGAAACTCTATCCCCCCTCCCCTCAGCTCCCCTCATCTCACACAGCCCtagcctgccgccgctgccgaggcCGACTCTCTACGACCCACCCCACGTCCTCCATGCGCCTGCATCCTTCTCCGCCTGGACCGCGCCCCCTCCATGCGCCGCCACGCCGAGCCACCtctgttgacggcagttagcatgtCAATTTATGAATtgcaagcgtacggatcagttgtaagTTTTCCCTTAGAAATCCACCAAaatttatcaatccgtggaacaagtggatttgcatgCTTAATTAAGCACTCATCTATGTGACCGAAGGTTCTTGGTATATAATAAGATTaatctaacaaaagaactagtaACTTAGATTAAAGCAAATAGAGAGTATGAATGTAAACGagatagataaaatgcttgtcCTAAGGATCTAGGATCACCTGTAGATGTAATCACCGTACATGAAAGAACTGGATCTAAGTGTTAttgtgagtggatgtgaaccatgcccaacactttccctctcgcacgtTATCACTACAGAGGGTACTCAAATATTGAACGATAAGAACATGGCTTGATGatcgttctaggtaagcaaatacgCAACCCGAAGTAGCGCTGGCCAGCCCTTatatgaaagagcatcatcaagatatgataaataacaaaTAGATCTGAAACAATAGGTtcagcgattacaaatcaagatctccatacaaactcgaggacaaacagagactttaccctATAATCTTACCCATGTTGATAGAATTCTGGGTAACGATtgccctgtagatcaactggactgAAAACGATGACAAACGGGGGCTGAAAAGCTCAAGCCAatcggcttgggaggttccttcctcctctggtgctccgcttcgcgtggcttctcgtagatccaatcttctctccgtttttcTCCTTGTGGCGGCGATGGATGGTGTTTATGTGttgttttctcctctctctatCCAACTCTCTCTTCCTTGAAGTTCacgagggggtatttatagtctcccataGGCGGCGACTCTAGGTCAATATCggtgaaaaaaaatctagacatcatcgtagacttcacaCTGAAGAAACGGGAGGTCGACCGGGCCTTGCaatgggctaggccgatcggcccagagggtcccaggccgatcggcctgggcccttctggtcctctccttgTGCTGGCTTCCCTCGACGACCCATGTTCATATCCATTAAGCTTTTTATGTAAACCCcgttgattatgtcgtatttcttgtcataatgcaatatactccaaaatacaacacatttgcaataatggggttattttaggtgccaagtgggattattttaggtgccaagtggcgggttattATAAAATcaagcatgaaaacactagttaaatagcactaaaagtgcaTCAATAACCAgcatcaacaatccccccacgcttagctcttgctcgtcctcgagcaagtcagGCGACTATAAACTTCTCCAGCAGGGTTGAACAAAAATCTTGAACTAAACCTGAGTAAGCGAGTCAAGTACCTagccttcaaacaaaagatcagaGGAGCAACAAAGATAATTAAAGTATGGGTGTTTAAAGATTCATCTAAGCAAAGATTCCGCACAACTATTATTAAGACTAAGTAACTTCAAAAATCAGCTACACTTATTTTCTGGCTTTTTttggagggtttttctttcGTTATAAAACAATCTCCCTGCAATAAAATTGAAAAAAGAATTCTTTTCCAGGTGCTTACATGTCGCTCAAATGAATGGTGGCTATCTTACTTATTTGCAAACTCTCATCTCTCAAAAATCACTCAATTATATGGTGGAGCTTGGGTAAGGCTAACTAgaatcaacacttatattatcgaattaagaaaactctctaGCGTTTGCCTACCTTCCAAGCCATTGATCATAAGAATTAATATCCACataatgtgaggttttcaaGTATGAGAAAGATATAGAATGGTGAacatgtgcaaaggcaaataaaatagTGATTCTGAGGCACAAACGATGTCCCCGtcgtcggattgcacatggttggaatgaaaATCTGTTCCATACGCAAGTTCATCTTTTATTTGCACATGACAGTAAAAACTcctcatttatttttttctttttcttctattatttctttttctcttccttgatacttttctttctttccttccttccttccttctttatttatttttaatcccTTCTCCGAACCTCCTCTGAACACCATATCATAAAAATTAGTTCTAGATCCTTCCACGAATTTGCTACATGAAAACTGAGGTAAGAAGACCCCAGGCTAATCGGAAAGGAAGTTGTACCAGAAAGTTGAGCCAATCGGCCTGACCTCTCAAGGCACTTTCTGTTTTCTATTATTGCTACCGGCAGCTTATGCCTTCTCTTTTTCCATAAGACGAAGGAGATCATCATCAGCCTTTAATCCGTCTTTGCGAGGGCttgcttttgttttttctagcaTCTTCACACGAGCTTTCGCTAGCTGATGAAAATTGAAACATGACTAGTTCCGAAAGGCAAAGGCGGATATGATCAATGATTGATCCGGGTCCTCCCCTCTTTTTCGGTGTCTCCGCACTACTCAGCAAAGAGCTAGCAAACCCTCTTCGCTAAGAAAACATGGCTCGTCATCAGATTACCACCATTATATTCTGAGCCCAAGTCGCCATCTTTCTCTGGGCGTGGTGTGGGGTCTCTCTTCACATCGGTCGTGTTGATGAATCGGCGAACCTAACGTCTGGTGATGGATTGGCGAGGATCGTGACATCTGGAATAAAGATCTGAATCACCACCTAAAGCAGAGAAACGAAGTCTGACACGTTGATTGGCACCATTCTTATCTTATAACAACCATACTAATCCACACAAGACAAAGTTGCAATTGGCGCACTCGCCTGAATCATCGGCTCTTCTGTCGTGAAGATCAGAGGCTAATCCGAGAACTGTATCGATCGCTTCCTTTTTTCCGGCAGGCCAATGGAGCACGGACGCCTCTTCACGCGTGCAGCCGCCTACACGGATCGCCAGCCGGACACCCCGAGCTCCACAGCGAAGAGCAGCTGTTTGGCCGTTGCCGGACGCTAGGCGGCTGGTCACGCTCCACGAACACGAGCCGGCACCCGCGCGAACGATCGATGGGTTCGCGGCGGGATCGGAGGCGGACAACGCGCCGCTTTCTCGTAGCTTTCACGTCGCGTCGGGCGAAGCTGAGCTTTGCCTATCCTTCCACCCGAAATGGCAGCGGCGGATAGGTTGGGTGGGCGCGGTGGGCCTTTCCGCGGCGCGTCCCGGCCTCCCGGCCCGGGCGTCTTCTTCGTTCCCGGTGCTGATCCCCTCGGCTTTAGCAAAGCAGGCGCCACTGCTTTGCAGCGATGAGACATGGTGGCTGGTGTGAGTCAACCGGAATGATTCCTGGTGCTTCCTCCTCCATGGAGGGTTCATCAACACAGCATCGCACGTACTGGAGTCCTGTTTAAGATTTGATTCTCTTGGGCGTTCTTGCAGAAAATCTACATCTCCTCTACACAAGCTGGCGGAACGGAGTATAGAATTTGTTAGTTTTTGTTCGGGGACGAAATCATGAGTGTGACATATTCGTGTATGGACAACTACATTCTATACAAACGAAACGAGTGTCACATTCACGATTGGATTTTTCAGCACGAAACGATAAGGTCGTACGTACAGTCCACACTGAACTCGACAGCAGTCTGGCTGAATACAATCGCCGGATACTAGAGATACGCTGTTCGATCTTTTTCATCTATACATGACTGAATTTCTCTCGTCCTCCAAACGAAAATGCTGGGTTGAGGCGATGATCCGGTGCAGGCCGCGGGACGAGGAGGCTGTCCATTCATGTCGAATCTTTTTCCTTCTGGAGCTGCTGTGCATGCAGTGTTTACAGTAAGCTGTCGCTCCAATTACCTACGGATACTGACCCTGACATGATAACGGGAGTACTAATGCCTGCTGCTTAAAATGCTAAACTTGTATCTCGAGATGCGTTTTTTCTGTTGAAGGACGCGAACGATGCTCCAGTAACATATTCCTTTACTTCCTCAATGAAAGATAGGGAGCAGGAGTGGACTCGAGATGCGTCGTTGGAGCGTAGTTTTATTTTATCCGGGCgcatgatggatggatggattagCGTGGAACGAGATGCAGCACATTCTTCGGCCGACCGACGACAGAAGGGACCAGATTGTCAGATTGTGACCCTACCGGTGGTTGATTTCAGTGCTTGAATGCTCGTCcccccaacaaaaaaaaaaaatcttctgaTGATAAACCGATGCAACAGAGAAAGACCCCGGGGTCCAGTCTTTCTTGCGAAAAAGATTGGCCAAAAGAAGCAATGGGCTGCCTCTAAATCATGATGAATCCCGTAATCTGCAGCAAGAGCAAGACCACTCCAATAATATCGCGCAATTTCATCAGGACACTGACGATCCAGCAGGGCAGAGGAGACTTTCGTGGGTTTTCATGGGCGCATTGCTACATGCAGACAGTACCGATCCACCATCTTCATGGGCGCATTGGTCTTCATGGGTCTTCATGGGCGCATTGCCTCACGGTACTACCGCACAAGTCGTTGCATTGGGTGATTTTTTTTACTCGGTGTGCTTGACTGACTTCGCATAGCAAAGAACAGCATGGTCACCGTCCAGAAATCATATCCGTAGCTTTCTGGCATTCATTCATCACGACACTTGTCCAGAAATTATGCAGTGTGCAGAGAGATCTGCTCGCTTGGACACGAGACATCGCCGTTTCATTTTCAGCTCCATCGTATCGTATCATCATCTTCAGCAAatggcttcttttttttctggagCAAAGACGGTGAGGCTGCTAGTCACTCACGGCACCTAACACGGACAATAATCCGTCACTCCTTCCGTTCAGCAGACTAGCAGTGACACAAAACTTGCCCAACTTGTCATGGTTTTTTCGGTCGGTCGGTGAAGAGGTCGCAGTGGCAGCGCACGGCGCGGTAACGTGTCCTGCAGCCGGGTACACAGCACGGGCACACGCGCGTAGCTGCGGCGCACGGGCGCGCCTGCGGCGTAACGTGTCGTCGCAGAGGACGCTTAGCGACGACGCCACGAGATCCGGCTTTTGATGAGCTCCCCTCTCTCCGCCGAAACCGCCGCCCGCACGCACCCACCACCCCCCCGGTCCACGGCTCGTCGTCCTCCCTCCACCGCTCGGGTCTCCTCCGCTTACAGTAATCCAGTGGCAGGGGGCGGTAAATAGAGCCCAACTTGCTGCCCGGGGGTCACCGGCCTTCCGCTTCGCGGTGTCGTCTTCCCACTTCCCTCCCACCGCAAAGCTCTCGCCTGTCTCTTCGCCTCCCTCCCAACTCAAAAACCTCTCAGCCCGACGTCCCCGGCTCCGCTCGCCTCGCGCCGATCACCAAAGCCATCACGTCCCgccgcctctctctctccttctggAGGCTTCCGTCGGTGGTTTTCTCCAAGCGCCTCGTGGCTCATCTCTCGCCCGTCGAGCGAGCCCGGGAGGGCCATCGCGCGCCCTGCGCGCCTGGGCTTCTCGTAGCGGCGACAGGACCGGCGAGGTTTTCCGTTCTCCCGCGCGCGAGGTACGTAACCGCTCGCCCCTTCGTCCTTTAGTACCGTGGGAGGTTCGAGAAGGTTCTGGACTTCTCGAGGTGGTTCGATTCCTACCACGTGCtgtgttgtgacttgtgaggaaCTGCCGAAATCCTCCTAGTGATCGCGTCGCGTCTCACGGAAGGCTCCCGTGTGCTCCGCGAAAAGGGGCCAACAGCTTCGAGTAGGCGCGATTCTGTATTACCATTTTAGGCGCGTGCGATTCTGCTAGTAGGTTGGGTTCTGCTTCTGCACTTTTTGCTGTGGGGGCGTAGTGCTCTGCGAAAGAGATTTACCACCTCTGTTCTACTATGCTTGATGTTCATTTGCTTTAGAAGCACAAACTAGAAGGACATTTCTGAATTAATTTGTTCTTGGTAGCTTCTTAGAGCAATTGGTTTGTTCACCGCTCATGTTGGCAGGTTTTGAAACGCCGCACGCCACAAAATAGCTCTGTGCTGGAATTTGGGGGAATTCCAGGGCATGGGCTAGCTTCAAAGCACGGTTTCCGGGTGGTGGTTGGTTGAGCTGCCGGGATTATTCCTCGTATGTTCTGAATTATTGTGACGGGTGCAGCAAGGTACTGCGTATAACTGTTCCATGTGCCTGCGTTCTGGAACCGTCATGGTGCTGAGCTCACCTCCGTTTGTGTATCCAGTTCTTGGGTGGTGACCAGAAGTGATTGCGATGACGTCCTTGTCGCGAACGCTGTCCCGGGCCGGGCCGATGCAGCAGCCAGGGTCTCG is a genomic window containing:
- the LOC117839295 gene encoding uncharacterized protein, whose amino-acid sequence is MAAISPHLTATLPFLPTLRPRPRRLPQDAFAASVSPHRTAGVALHGCRHCNPLARRLHGFENTISFWTRTEHNKQALFASGRDDNSSSPDGPPVLTILAGVIVFLLVLWVIGSIVTWIVGLVFGAAKS
- the LOC117839296 gene encoding uncharacterized protein, with translation MATPRKQQPQPQGAVSVQHVAKASSDELLRKFADPDARHLATTPPRRSLALRRKRSSRRVASGLSARDSEASASAGAAELAAPKRRRSIGGSADWRAGLLLPTTTAASARKGQARRGGAARLDDAAGIGLILAALERTWRKTVAGASKMFVERHRTNHVLLISDMV